One window of Felis catus isolate Fca126 chromosome D4, F.catus_Fca126_mat1.0, whole genome shotgun sequence genomic DNA carries:
- the GRIN1 gene encoding glutamate receptor ionotropic, NMDA 1 isoform X8: MSTMRLLTLALLFSCSFARAACDPKIVNIGAVLSTRKHEQMFREAVNQANKRHGSWKIQLNATSVTHKPNAIQMALSVCEDLISSQVYAILVSHPPTPNDHFTPTPVSYTAGFYRIPVLGLTTRMSIYSDKSIHLSFLRTVPPYSHQSSVWFEMMRVYSWNHIILLVSDDHEGRAAQKRLETLLEERESKAEKVLQFDPGTKNVTALLMEARELEARVIILSASEDDAATVYRAAAMLNMTGSGYVWLVGEREISGNALRYAPDGIIGLQLINGKNESAHISDAVGVVAQAVHELLEKENITDPPRGCVGNTNIWKTGPLFKRVLMSSKYADGVTGRVEFNEDGDRKFANYSIMNLQNRKLVQVGIYNGTHVIPNDRKIIWPGGETEKPRGYQMSTRLKIVTIHQEPFVYVKPTLSDGTCKEEFTVNGDPVKKVICTGPNDTSPGSPRHTVPQCCYGFCIDLLIKLARTMNFTYEVHLVADGKFGTQERVNNSNKKEWNGMMGELLSGQADMIVAPLTINNERAQYIEFSKPFKYQGLTILVKKEIPRSTLDSFMQPFQSTLWLLVGLSVHVVAVMLYLLDRFSPFGRFKVNSEEEEEDALTLSSAMWFSWGVLLNSGIGEGAPRSFSARILGMVWAGFAMIIVASYTANLAAFLVLDRPEERITGINDPRLRNPSDKFIYATVKQSSVDIYFRRQVELSTMYRHMEKHNYESAAEAIQAVRDNKLHAFIWDSAVLEFEASQKCDLVTTGELFFRSGFGIGMRKDSPWKQNVSLSILKSHENGFMEDLDKTWVRYQECDSRSNAPATLTFENMAGVFMLVAGGIVAGIFLIFIEIAYKRHKDARRKQMQLAFAAVNVWRKNLQSTGGGRGALQNQKDTVLPRRAIEREEGQLQMCARHRES; encoded by the exons GTCTACGCCATCCTAGTTAGCCACCCACCTACCCCCAACGACCACTTCACTCCCACCCCCGTCTCCTACACAGCCGGCTTCTACCGCATCCCCGTCCTGGGGCTGACCACCCGTATGTCCATCTACTCAGACAAG AGCATACACCTGAGCTTCCTTCGCACGGTGCCGCCCTACTCCCACCAGTCGAGCGTCTGGTTCGAGATGATGCGCGTCTACAGCTGGAACCACATCATCCTCCTGGTCAGCGACGACCACGAGGGCAGGGCCGCCCAGAAGCGCCTGGAGACGCTGCTGGAGGAGCGCGAGTCCAAG GCTGAGAAGGTGCTGCAGTTCGACCCGGGGACCAAGAACGTGACGGCGCTGCTGATGGAGGCACGGGAGCTGGAGGCCCGGGTCATCATCCTCTCTGCCAG CGAGGACGACGCCGCCACCGTGTACCGCGCAGCCGCGATGCTGAACATGACAGGCTCCGGGTATGTGTGGCTGGTGGGGGAGCGAGAGATCTCGGGGAACGCCCTGCGCTACGCCCCGGACG GCATCATCGGACTGCAGCTCATCAATGGCAAGAACGAGTCGGCCCACATCAGTGACGCCGTCGGCGTGGTGGCCCAGGCGGTGCACGAACTCCTGGAGAAGGAGAACATCACCGACCCACCGCGGGGCTGCGTGGGCAACACCAACATCTGGAAGACAGGGCCGCTCTTCAAGAG GGTGCTGATGTCCTCCAAGTACGCGGACGGGGTGACAGGCCGTGTGGAGTTCAACGAGGACGGGGACCGGAAGTTCGCCAACTACAGCATCATGAACCTGCAGAACCGCAAGCTGGTGCAAGTGGGCATCTACAACGGCACCCAC GTTATCCCCAACGACAGGAAGATCATCTGGccaggtggagagacagagaagccccGAGGGTACCAGATGTCCACCAGGCTGAAG attgtGACGATCCACCAAGAGCCTTTCGTGTACGTCAAGCCCACGCTGAGCGATGGCACATGCAAGGAGGAGTTCACGGTCAATGGGGACCCGGTGAAGAAGGTGATCTGCACAGGACCCAACGACACGTCACCGGGCAGCC CACGCCACACAGTGCCTCAGTGCTGCTATGGCTTCTGCATTGACCTGCTCATCAAGTTGGCGCGGACCATGAACTTCACTTATGAAGTGCACCTGGTGGCCGATGGCAAGTTTGGCACTCAAGAGCGG GTGAACAACAGCAATAAGAAGGAGTGGAACGGGATGATGGGCGAGTTGCTCAGCGGGCAGGCGGACATGATCGTGGCGCCCCTGACCATCAACAACGAGCGCGCACAGTACATCGAGTTCTCCAAGCCCTTCAAGTACCAGGGCCTGACCATTCTGGTCAAGAAG GAGATCCCCCGAAGCACGCTGGACTCGTTCATGCAGCCCTTCCAGAGCACACTGTGGCTGCTGGTGGGGCTCTCGGTGCACGTGGTGGCGGTGATGTTGTACCTGCTGGACCGCTTCAG CCCCTTCGGCCGGTTCAAGGTGAAcagtgaagaggaggaggaggacgcgCTGACCCTGTCTTCGGCCATGTGGTTCTCCTGGGGCGTCCTGCTCAACTCGGGTATCGGGGAAG GCGCCCCCCGAAGCTTCTCAGCGCGCATCCTGGGCATGGTGTGGGCCGGCTTCGCCATGATCATCGTGGCCTCCTACACCGCCAACCTGGCGGCCTTCCTGGTGCTGGACCGGCCCGAGGAGCGCATCACCGGCATCAACGACCCGCGG CTGAGGAATCCCTCGGACAAGTTCATCTACGCGACCGTGAAGCAGAGCTCGGTGGACATCTACTTCCGGCGGCAGGTGGAGCTGAGCACCATGTACCGACACATGGAGAAGCACAACTATGAGAGCGCGGCCGAGGCCATCCAAGCCGTGCGGGACAA CAAGCTTCATGCCTTCATCTGGGACTCGGCGGTGCTGGAGTTTGAGGCCTCGCAGAAGTGCGACCTAGTGACCACTGGCGAGCTGTTCTTCCGCTCAGGCTTCGGCATCGGCATGCGCAAGGACAGCCCCTGGAAGCAGAACGTCTCCCTGTCCATCCTCAA GTCCCACGAGAACGGCTTCATGGAAGACCTGGACAAGACGTGGGTGCGGTACCAGGAGTGTGACTCGCGCAGCAACGCCCCTGCTACCCTTACCTTCGAGAACATGGCAG GGGTCTTCATGCTGGTGGCCGGGGGCATTGTGGCCGGCATCTTCCTGATCTTCATTGAGATCGCCTACAAGCGACACAAGGACGCTCGCCGGAAGCAGATGCAGCTAGCCTTTGCCGCGGTGAACGTGTGGAGAAAGAACTTGCAG AGCACCGGGGGTGGACGCGGCGCTTtgcaaaaccaaaaagacacaGTGCTGCCGCGACGCGCTAttgagagggaggagggccaGCTGCAGATGTGTGCCCGTCATAGGGAGAGCTGA
- the GRIN1 gene encoding glutamate receptor ionotropic, NMDA 1 isoform X1, with amino-acid sequence MSTMRLLTLALLFSCSFARAACDPKIVNIGAVLSTRKHEQMFREAVNQANKRHGSWKIQLNATSVTHKPNAIQMALSVCEDLISSQVYAILVSHPPTPNDHFTPTPVSYTAGFYRIPVLGLTTRMSIYSDKSIHLSFLRTVPPYSHQSSVWFEMMRVYSWNHIILLVSDDHEGRAAQKRLETLLEERESKSKKRNYENLDQLSYDNKRGPKAEKVLQFDPGTKNVTALLMEARELEARVIILSASEDDAATVYRAAAMLNMTGSGYVWLVGEREISGNALRYAPDGIIGLQLINGKNESAHISDAVGVVAQAVHELLEKENITDPPRGCVGNTNIWKTGPLFKRVLMSSKYADGVTGRVEFNEDGDRKFANYSIMNLQNRKLVQVGIYNGTHVIPNDRKIIWPGGETEKPRGYQMSTRLKIVTIHQEPFVYVKPTLSDGTCKEEFTVNGDPVKKVICTGPNDTSPGSPRHTVPQCCYGFCIDLLIKLARTMNFTYEVHLVADGKFGTQERVNNSNKKEWNGMMGELLSGQADMIVAPLTINNERAQYIEFSKPFKYQGLTILVKKEIPRSTLDSFMQPFQSTLWLLVGLSVHVVAVMLYLLDRFSPFGRFKVNSEEEEEDALTLSSAMWFSWGVLLNSGIGEGAPRSFSARILGMVWAGFAMIIVASYTANLAAFLVLDRPEERITGINDPRLRNPSDKFIYATVKQSSVDIYFRRQVELSTMYRHMEKHNYESAAEAIQAVRDNKLHAFIWDSAVLEFEASQKCDLVTTGELFFRSGFGIGMRKDSPWKQNVSLSILKSHENGFMEDLDKTWVRYQECDSRSNAPATLTFENMAGVFMLVAGGIVAGIFLIFIEIAYKRHKDARRKQMQLAFAAVNVWRKNLQDRKSGRAEPDPKKKATFRAITSTLASSFKRRRSSKDTSTGGGRGALQNQKDTVLPRRAIEREEGQLQMCARHRES; translated from the exons GTCTACGCCATCCTAGTTAGCCACCCACCTACCCCCAACGACCACTTCACTCCCACCCCCGTCTCCTACACAGCCGGCTTCTACCGCATCCCCGTCCTGGGGCTGACCACCCGTATGTCCATCTACTCAGACAAG AGCATACACCTGAGCTTCCTTCGCACGGTGCCGCCCTACTCCCACCAGTCGAGCGTCTGGTTCGAGATGATGCGCGTCTACAGCTGGAACCACATCATCCTCCTGGTCAGCGACGACCACGAGGGCAGGGCCGCCCAGAAGCGCCTGGAGACGCTGCTGGAGGAGCGCGAGTCCAAG AGTAAAAAAAGGAACTATGAAAACCTCGACCAACTGTCCTATGACAACAAGCGTGGACCCAAG GCTGAGAAGGTGCTGCAGTTCGACCCGGGGACCAAGAACGTGACGGCGCTGCTGATGGAGGCACGGGAGCTGGAGGCCCGGGTCATCATCCTCTCTGCCAG CGAGGACGACGCCGCCACCGTGTACCGCGCAGCCGCGATGCTGAACATGACAGGCTCCGGGTATGTGTGGCTGGTGGGGGAGCGAGAGATCTCGGGGAACGCCCTGCGCTACGCCCCGGACG GCATCATCGGACTGCAGCTCATCAATGGCAAGAACGAGTCGGCCCACATCAGTGACGCCGTCGGCGTGGTGGCCCAGGCGGTGCACGAACTCCTGGAGAAGGAGAACATCACCGACCCACCGCGGGGCTGCGTGGGCAACACCAACATCTGGAAGACAGGGCCGCTCTTCAAGAG GGTGCTGATGTCCTCCAAGTACGCGGACGGGGTGACAGGCCGTGTGGAGTTCAACGAGGACGGGGACCGGAAGTTCGCCAACTACAGCATCATGAACCTGCAGAACCGCAAGCTGGTGCAAGTGGGCATCTACAACGGCACCCAC GTTATCCCCAACGACAGGAAGATCATCTGGccaggtggagagacagagaagccccGAGGGTACCAGATGTCCACCAGGCTGAAG attgtGACGATCCACCAAGAGCCTTTCGTGTACGTCAAGCCCACGCTGAGCGATGGCACATGCAAGGAGGAGTTCACGGTCAATGGGGACCCGGTGAAGAAGGTGATCTGCACAGGACCCAACGACACGTCACCGGGCAGCC CACGCCACACAGTGCCTCAGTGCTGCTATGGCTTCTGCATTGACCTGCTCATCAAGTTGGCGCGGACCATGAACTTCACTTATGAAGTGCACCTGGTGGCCGATGGCAAGTTTGGCACTCAAGAGCGG GTGAACAACAGCAATAAGAAGGAGTGGAACGGGATGATGGGCGAGTTGCTCAGCGGGCAGGCGGACATGATCGTGGCGCCCCTGACCATCAACAACGAGCGCGCACAGTACATCGAGTTCTCCAAGCCCTTCAAGTACCAGGGCCTGACCATTCTGGTCAAGAAG GAGATCCCCCGAAGCACGCTGGACTCGTTCATGCAGCCCTTCCAGAGCACACTGTGGCTGCTGGTGGGGCTCTCGGTGCACGTGGTGGCGGTGATGTTGTACCTGCTGGACCGCTTCAG CCCCTTCGGCCGGTTCAAGGTGAAcagtgaagaggaggaggaggacgcgCTGACCCTGTCTTCGGCCATGTGGTTCTCCTGGGGCGTCCTGCTCAACTCGGGTATCGGGGAAG GCGCCCCCCGAAGCTTCTCAGCGCGCATCCTGGGCATGGTGTGGGCCGGCTTCGCCATGATCATCGTGGCCTCCTACACCGCCAACCTGGCGGCCTTCCTGGTGCTGGACCGGCCCGAGGAGCGCATCACCGGCATCAACGACCCGCGG CTGAGGAATCCCTCGGACAAGTTCATCTACGCGACCGTGAAGCAGAGCTCGGTGGACATCTACTTCCGGCGGCAGGTGGAGCTGAGCACCATGTACCGACACATGGAGAAGCACAACTATGAGAGCGCGGCCGAGGCCATCCAAGCCGTGCGGGACAA CAAGCTTCATGCCTTCATCTGGGACTCGGCGGTGCTGGAGTTTGAGGCCTCGCAGAAGTGCGACCTAGTGACCACTGGCGAGCTGTTCTTCCGCTCAGGCTTCGGCATCGGCATGCGCAAGGACAGCCCCTGGAAGCAGAACGTCTCCCTGTCCATCCTCAA GTCCCACGAGAACGGCTTCATGGAAGACCTGGACAAGACGTGGGTGCGGTACCAGGAGTGTGACTCGCGCAGCAACGCCCCTGCTACCCTTACCTTCGAGAACATGGCAG GGGTCTTCATGCTGGTGGCCGGGGGCATTGTGGCCGGCATCTTCCTGATCTTCATTGAGATCGCCTACAAGCGACACAAGGACGCTCGCCGGAAGCAGATGCAGCTAGCCTTTGCCGCGGTGAACGTGTGGAGAAAGAACTTGCAG GATAGAAAGAGTGGTAGAGCAGAGCCCGACCCTAAAAAGAAAGCCACATTTAGGGCTATCACCTCCACCCTGGCTTCCAGCTTCAAGAGACGTAGGTCCTCCAAAGACACG AGCACCGGGGGTGGACGCGGCGCTTtgcaaaaccaaaaagacacaGTGCTGCCGCGACGCGCTAttgagagggaggagggccaGCTGCAGATGTGTGCCCGTCATAGGGAGAGCTGA
- the GRIN1 gene encoding glutamate receptor ionotropic, NMDA 1 isoform X10 — translation MSIYSDKSIHLSFLRTVPPYSHQSSVWFEMMRVYSWNHIILLVSDDHEGRAAQKRLETLLEERESKSKKRNYENLDQLSYDNKRGPKAEKVLQFDPGTKNVTALLMEARELEARVIILSASEDDAATVYRAAAMLNMTGSGYVWLVGEREISGNALRYAPDGIIGLQLINGKNESAHISDAVGVVAQAVHELLEKENITDPPRGCVGNTNIWKTGPLFKRVLMSSKYADGVTGRVEFNEDGDRKFANYSIMNLQNRKLVQVGIYNGTHVIPNDRKIIWPGGETEKPRGYQMSTRLKIVTIHQEPFVYVKPTLSDGTCKEEFTVNGDPVKKVICTGPNDTSPGSPRHTVPQCCYGFCIDLLIKLARTMNFTYEVHLVADGKFGTQERVNNSNKKEWNGMMGELLSGQADMIVAPLTINNERAQYIEFSKPFKYQGLTILVKKEIPRSTLDSFMQPFQSTLWLLVGLSVHVVAVMLYLLDRFSPFGRFKVNSEEEEEDALTLSSAMWFSWGVLLNSGIGEGAPRSFSARILGMVWAGFAMIIVASYTANLAAFLVLDRPEERITGINDPRLRNPSDKFIYATVKQSSVDIYFRRQVELSTMYRHMEKHNYESAAEAIQAVRDNKLHAFIWDSAVLEFEASQKCDLVTTGELFFRSGFGIGMRKDSPWKQNVSLSILKSHENGFMEDLDKTWVRYQECDSRSNAPATLTFENMAGVFMLVAGGIVAGIFLIFIEIAYKRHKDARRKQMQLAFAAVNVWRKNLQDRKSGRAEPDPKKKATFRAITSTLASSFKRRRSSKDTSTGGGRGALQNQKDTVLPRRAIEREEGQLQMCARHRES, via the exons ATGTCCATCTACTCAGACAAG AGCATACACCTGAGCTTCCTTCGCACGGTGCCGCCCTACTCCCACCAGTCGAGCGTCTGGTTCGAGATGATGCGCGTCTACAGCTGGAACCACATCATCCTCCTGGTCAGCGACGACCACGAGGGCAGGGCCGCCCAGAAGCGCCTGGAGACGCTGCTGGAGGAGCGCGAGTCCAAG AGTAAAAAAAGGAACTATGAAAACCTCGACCAACTGTCCTATGACAACAAGCGTGGACCCAAG GCTGAGAAGGTGCTGCAGTTCGACCCGGGGACCAAGAACGTGACGGCGCTGCTGATGGAGGCACGGGAGCTGGAGGCCCGGGTCATCATCCTCTCTGCCAG CGAGGACGACGCCGCCACCGTGTACCGCGCAGCCGCGATGCTGAACATGACAGGCTCCGGGTATGTGTGGCTGGTGGGGGAGCGAGAGATCTCGGGGAACGCCCTGCGCTACGCCCCGGACG GCATCATCGGACTGCAGCTCATCAATGGCAAGAACGAGTCGGCCCACATCAGTGACGCCGTCGGCGTGGTGGCCCAGGCGGTGCACGAACTCCTGGAGAAGGAGAACATCACCGACCCACCGCGGGGCTGCGTGGGCAACACCAACATCTGGAAGACAGGGCCGCTCTTCAAGAG GGTGCTGATGTCCTCCAAGTACGCGGACGGGGTGACAGGCCGTGTGGAGTTCAACGAGGACGGGGACCGGAAGTTCGCCAACTACAGCATCATGAACCTGCAGAACCGCAAGCTGGTGCAAGTGGGCATCTACAACGGCACCCAC GTTATCCCCAACGACAGGAAGATCATCTGGccaggtggagagacagagaagccccGAGGGTACCAGATGTCCACCAGGCTGAAG attgtGACGATCCACCAAGAGCCTTTCGTGTACGTCAAGCCCACGCTGAGCGATGGCACATGCAAGGAGGAGTTCACGGTCAATGGGGACCCGGTGAAGAAGGTGATCTGCACAGGACCCAACGACACGTCACCGGGCAGCC CACGCCACACAGTGCCTCAGTGCTGCTATGGCTTCTGCATTGACCTGCTCATCAAGTTGGCGCGGACCATGAACTTCACTTATGAAGTGCACCTGGTGGCCGATGGCAAGTTTGGCACTCAAGAGCGG GTGAACAACAGCAATAAGAAGGAGTGGAACGGGATGATGGGCGAGTTGCTCAGCGGGCAGGCGGACATGATCGTGGCGCCCCTGACCATCAACAACGAGCGCGCACAGTACATCGAGTTCTCCAAGCCCTTCAAGTACCAGGGCCTGACCATTCTGGTCAAGAAG GAGATCCCCCGAAGCACGCTGGACTCGTTCATGCAGCCCTTCCAGAGCACACTGTGGCTGCTGGTGGGGCTCTCGGTGCACGTGGTGGCGGTGATGTTGTACCTGCTGGACCGCTTCAG CCCCTTCGGCCGGTTCAAGGTGAAcagtgaagaggaggaggaggacgcgCTGACCCTGTCTTCGGCCATGTGGTTCTCCTGGGGCGTCCTGCTCAACTCGGGTATCGGGGAAG GCGCCCCCCGAAGCTTCTCAGCGCGCATCCTGGGCATGGTGTGGGCCGGCTTCGCCATGATCATCGTGGCCTCCTACACCGCCAACCTGGCGGCCTTCCTGGTGCTGGACCGGCCCGAGGAGCGCATCACCGGCATCAACGACCCGCGG CTGAGGAATCCCTCGGACAAGTTCATCTACGCGACCGTGAAGCAGAGCTCGGTGGACATCTACTTCCGGCGGCAGGTGGAGCTGAGCACCATGTACCGACACATGGAGAAGCACAACTATGAGAGCGCGGCCGAGGCCATCCAAGCCGTGCGGGACAA CAAGCTTCATGCCTTCATCTGGGACTCGGCGGTGCTGGAGTTTGAGGCCTCGCAGAAGTGCGACCTAGTGACCACTGGCGAGCTGTTCTTCCGCTCAGGCTTCGGCATCGGCATGCGCAAGGACAGCCCCTGGAAGCAGAACGTCTCCCTGTCCATCCTCAA GTCCCACGAGAACGGCTTCATGGAAGACCTGGACAAGACGTGGGTGCGGTACCAGGAGTGTGACTCGCGCAGCAACGCCCCTGCTACCCTTACCTTCGAGAACATGGCAG GGGTCTTCATGCTGGTGGCCGGGGGCATTGTGGCCGGCATCTTCCTGATCTTCATTGAGATCGCCTACAAGCGACACAAGGACGCTCGCCGGAAGCAGATGCAGCTAGCCTTTGCCGCGGTGAACGTGTGGAGAAAGAACTTGCAG GATAGAAAGAGTGGTAGAGCAGAGCCCGACCCTAAAAAGAAAGCCACATTTAGGGCTATCACCTCCACCCTGGCTTCCAGCTTCAAGAGACGTAGGTCCTCCAAAGACACG AGCACCGGGGGTGGACGCGGCGCTTtgcaaaaccaaaaagacacaGTGCTGCCGCGACGCGCTAttgagagggaggagggccaGCTGCAGATGTGTGCCCGTCATAGGGAGAGCTGA
- the GRIN1 gene encoding glutamate receptor ionotropic, NMDA 1 isoform X5: MSTMRLLTLALLFSCSFARAACDPKIVNIGAVLSTRKHEQMFREAVNQANKRHGSWKIQLNATSVTHKPNAIQMALSVCEDLISSQVYAILVSHPPTPNDHFTPTPVSYTAGFYRIPVLGLTTRMSIYSDKSIHLSFLRTVPPYSHQSSVWFEMMRVYSWNHIILLVSDDHEGRAAQKRLETLLEERESKSKKRNYENLDQLSYDNKRGPKAEKVLQFDPGTKNVTALLMEARELEARVIILSASEDDAATVYRAAAMLNMTGSGYVWLVGEREISGNALRYAPDGIIGLQLINGKNESAHISDAVGVVAQAVHELLEKENITDPPRGCVGNTNIWKTGPLFKRVLMSSKYADGVTGRVEFNEDGDRKFANYSIMNLQNRKLVQVGIYNGTHVIPNDRKIIWPGGETEKPRGYQMSTRLKIVTIHQEPFVYVKPTLSDGTCKEEFTVNGDPVKKVICTGPNDTSPGSPRHTVPQCCYGFCIDLLIKLARTMNFTYEVHLVADGKFGTQERVNNSNKKEWNGMMGELLSGQADMIVAPLTINNERAQYIEFSKPFKYQGLTILVKKEIPRSTLDSFMQPFQSTLWLLVGLSVHVVAVMLYLLDRFSPFGRFKVNSEEEEEDALTLSSAMWFSWGVLLNSGIGEGAPRSFSARILGMVWAGFAMIIVASYTANLAAFLVLDRPEERITGINDPRLRNPSDKFIYATVKQSSVDIYFRRQVELSTMYRHMEKHNYESAAEAIQAVRDNKLHAFIWDSAVLEFEASQKCDLVTTGELFFRSGFGIGMRKDSPWKQNVSLSILKSHENGFMEDLDKTWVRYQECDSRSNAPATLTFENMAGVFMLVAGGIVAGIFLIFIEIAYKRHKDARRKQMQLAFAAVNVWRKNLQSTGGGRGALQNQKDTVLPRRAIEREEGQLQMCARHRES; encoded by the exons GTCTACGCCATCCTAGTTAGCCACCCACCTACCCCCAACGACCACTTCACTCCCACCCCCGTCTCCTACACAGCCGGCTTCTACCGCATCCCCGTCCTGGGGCTGACCACCCGTATGTCCATCTACTCAGACAAG AGCATACACCTGAGCTTCCTTCGCACGGTGCCGCCCTACTCCCACCAGTCGAGCGTCTGGTTCGAGATGATGCGCGTCTACAGCTGGAACCACATCATCCTCCTGGTCAGCGACGACCACGAGGGCAGGGCCGCCCAGAAGCGCCTGGAGACGCTGCTGGAGGAGCGCGAGTCCAAG AGTAAAAAAAGGAACTATGAAAACCTCGACCAACTGTCCTATGACAACAAGCGTGGACCCAAG GCTGAGAAGGTGCTGCAGTTCGACCCGGGGACCAAGAACGTGACGGCGCTGCTGATGGAGGCACGGGAGCTGGAGGCCCGGGTCATCATCCTCTCTGCCAG CGAGGACGACGCCGCCACCGTGTACCGCGCAGCCGCGATGCTGAACATGACAGGCTCCGGGTATGTGTGGCTGGTGGGGGAGCGAGAGATCTCGGGGAACGCCCTGCGCTACGCCCCGGACG GCATCATCGGACTGCAGCTCATCAATGGCAAGAACGAGTCGGCCCACATCAGTGACGCCGTCGGCGTGGTGGCCCAGGCGGTGCACGAACTCCTGGAGAAGGAGAACATCACCGACCCACCGCGGGGCTGCGTGGGCAACACCAACATCTGGAAGACAGGGCCGCTCTTCAAGAG GGTGCTGATGTCCTCCAAGTACGCGGACGGGGTGACAGGCCGTGTGGAGTTCAACGAGGACGGGGACCGGAAGTTCGCCAACTACAGCATCATGAACCTGCAGAACCGCAAGCTGGTGCAAGTGGGCATCTACAACGGCACCCAC GTTATCCCCAACGACAGGAAGATCATCTGGccaggtggagagacagagaagccccGAGGGTACCAGATGTCCACCAGGCTGAAG attgtGACGATCCACCAAGAGCCTTTCGTGTACGTCAAGCCCACGCTGAGCGATGGCACATGCAAGGAGGAGTTCACGGTCAATGGGGACCCGGTGAAGAAGGTGATCTGCACAGGACCCAACGACACGTCACCGGGCAGCC CACGCCACACAGTGCCTCAGTGCTGCTATGGCTTCTGCATTGACCTGCTCATCAAGTTGGCGCGGACCATGAACTTCACTTATGAAGTGCACCTGGTGGCCGATGGCAAGTTTGGCACTCAAGAGCGG GTGAACAACAGCAATAAGAAGGAGTGGAACGGGATGATGGGCGAGTTGCTCAGCGGGCAGGCGGACATGATCGTGGCGCCCCTGACCATCAACAACGAGCGCGCACAGTACATCGAGTTCTCCAAGCCCTTCAAGTACCAGGGCCTGACCATTCTGGTCAAGAAG GAGATCCCCCGAAGCACGCTGGACTCGTTCATGCAGCCCTTCCAGAGCACACTGTGGCTGCTGGTGGGGCTCTCGGTGCACGTGGTGGCGGTGATGTTGTACCTGCTGGACCGCTTCAG CCCCTTCGGCCGGTTCAAGGTGAAcagtgaagaggaggaggaggacgcgCTGACCCTGTCTTCGGCCATGTGGTTCTCCTGGGGCGTCCTGCTCAACTCGGGTATCGGGGAAG GCGCCCCCCGAAGCTTCTCAGCGCGCATCCTGGGCATGGTGTGGGCCGGCTTCGCCATGATCATCGTGGCCTCCTACACCGCCAACCTGGCGGCCTTCCTGGTGCTGGACCGGCCCGAGGAGCGCATCACCGGCATCAACGACCCGCGG CTGAGGAATCCCTCGGACAAGTTCATCTACGCGACCGTGAAGCAGAGCTCGGTGGACATCTACTTCCGGCGGCAGGTGGAGCTGAGCACCATGTACCGACACATGGAGAAGCACAACTATGAGAGCGCGGCCGAGGCCATCCAAGCCGTGCGGGACAA CAAGCTTCATGCCTTCATCTGGGACTCGGCGGTGCTGGAGTTTGAGGCCTCGCAGAAGTGCGACCTAGTGACCACTGGCGAGCTGTTCTTCCGCTCAGGCTTCGGCATCGGCATGCGCAAGGACAGCCCCTGGAAGCAGAACGTCTCCCTGTCCATCCTCAA GTCCCACGAGAACGGCTTCATGGAAGACCTGGACAAGACGTGGGTGCGGTACCAGGAGTGTGACTCGCGCAGCAACGCCCCTGCTACCCTTACCTTCGAGAACATGGCAG GGGTCTTCATGCTGGTGGCCGGGGGCATTGTGGCCGGCATCTTCCTGATCTTCATTGAGATCGCCTACAAGCGACACAAGGACGCTCGCCGGAAGCAGATGCAGCTAGCCTTTGCCGCGGTGAACGTGTGGAGAAAGAACTTGCAG AGCACCGGGGGTGGACGCGGCGCTTtgcaaaaccaaaaagacacaGTGCTGCCGCGACGCGCTAttgagagggaggagggccaGCTGCAGATGTGTGCCCGTCATAGGGAGAGCTGA